A region of Reichenbachiella carrageenanivorans DNA encodes the following proteins:
- a CDS encoding sodium-dependent transporter: protein MSQTDTDQFSSRWGIILASLGMAIGAGNLWRFPRLAGQYGGTFILLWILFLFIWSIPLLLAEFAIGKKFKKGVIGSYAQLAGKKYTWMGFFITICTLGIAFYYSIVTAWALRYFGFSLANLFSSQSLSEKLVENPEYLNQFWTSISNANWITVGLYIMNIFLGVFVLSKGIQKGLEKANRILIPSLFVLLLIIAALALNMDNGIRGLEYMFSIHWADFSNAKIWIEALTQSAWSTGAGWGLMMTISSYSRKNEEITLNTFISAFGNNTASLVAGMAILPAVFALAPSYEGAVSYLQSGNQALTFTIIPKLFATFQGGDILSLIFFAALFLAAFSSLLPMIELFARNMNDLGFTRKKAMTRVVIFFIIFGFPSAYSLDFFSNQDWVWGVGLIVTGLFILFAVVKAGAKKFKEELMDENSDFKVSTRYFVICMSGNMVLAIFLIYWWLSQGYSAYPWFDADGHWNVFDVYSNATTLTQWAAVMLVGIVMNKFLYNKFAAKK from the coding sequence ATGAGTCAGACAGATACAGATCAGTTTAGTAGTCGATGGGGAATCATTTTAGCGTCGCTAGGAATGGCCATTGGTGCGGGCAACCTTTGGCGCTTCCCCAGATTAGCTGGGCAATACGGCGGCACCTTCATCCTCTTATGGATTTTATTTTTGTTTATCTGGTCGATACCACTGCTTTTGGCAGAATTCGCCATTGGCAAGAAATTTAAAAAAGGAGTGATAGGCTCTTACGCCCAGCTGGCAGGCAAAAAGTATACGTGGATGGGTTTTTTCATTACCATCTGTACTTTGGGGATTGCTTTTTATTACTCAATCGTGACTGCGTGGGCTTTGCGCTATTTTGGATTTTCACTTGCTAATTTATTTTCAAGTCAATCGCTCAGTGAAAAACTCGTAGAGAATCCAGAGTATCTCAATCAGTTTTGGACCTCCATTTCTAATGCCAACTGGATCACTGTAGGGTTATATATCATGAATATATTCCTTGGTGTATTTGTACTATCTAAAGGCATACAAAAAGGTCTGGAAAAAGCCAATCGTATATTGATTCCCAGCTTGTTCGTTCTATTGCTGATCATAGCTGCGCTGGCGCTCAATATGGATAATGGCATTCGAGGATTGGAGTACATGTTTTCTATCCATTGGGCGGATTTTTCTAATGCTAAAATCTGGATAGAGGCCTTGACCCAATCGGCCTGGTCTACAGGTGCAGGCTGGGGACTGATGATGACCATATCCTCATACTCTAGAAAAAATGAAGAGATCACCCTCAATACTTTTATTAGTGCTTTTGGAAACAATACCGCTTCGCTAGTAGCAGGCATGGCGATACTGCCCGCAGTATTTGCGCTGGCACCGTCTTACGAAGGGGCTGTGTCTTATCTGCAGTCTGGCAATCAGGCCTTGACATTCACGATTATACCCAAATTGTTTGCGACGTTCCAAGGTGGAGATATCTTGTCGTTGATCTTTTTTGCGGCGTTGTTTTTGGCTGCTTTTAGTTCGCTGTTACCCATGATAGAACTCTTTGCCAGAAACATGAATGACTTAGGGTTTACCCGAAAAAAAGCTATGACGCGAGTGGTCATTTTCTTTATCATTTTTGGATTTCCTTCTGCCTATTCTTTGGATTTTTTTTCCAATCAAGATTGGGTGTGGGGGGTAGGGTTGATCGTTACGGGGTTGTTTATCCTGTTTGCGGTAGTGAAAGCTGGCGCTAAAAAATTTAAAGAAGAGCTGATGGATGAAAATTCAGATTTTAAAGTCTCTACACGTTATTTTGTGATTTGTATGAGTGGCAATATGGTCTTGGCTATATTTCTAATCTACTGGTGGCTATCGCAAGGTTATAGTGCTTATCCGTGGTTTGATGCGGATGGCCATTGGAATGTATTCGATGTATATAGTAATGCAACCACTTTGACGCAATGGGCCGCGGTGATGCTTGTTGGGATAGTGATGAATAAATTTTTGTACAACAAATTCGCAGCAAAAAAATGA
- a CDS encoding nucleoside triphosphate pyrophosphohydrolase family protein codes for MEKIDSLNQVAEFHKTFKHPIVDTPAIPDAKRCALRVELISEELKELQEAIENNDLVEVADALCDIQYVLSGAVLEFGLGSKFVELFNEVQRSNMSKACKTMAEAEATVKHYKENKGTDSYIKEADGLYLVYRKEDDKTLKSVDYSPADLKGILGE; via the coding sequence ATGGAGAAGATCGATTCACTCAATCAGGTTGCCGAATTTCATAAAACATTCAAACACCCCATAGTGGATACACCAGCGATACCTGATGCTAAGCGTTGTGCCCTTCGGGTAGAGTTGATCTCTGAGGAATTGAAAGAGTTACAGGAAGCCATCGAAAACAACGACTTGGTGGAAGTAGCCGATGCCTTGTGTGATATTCAGTACGTACTGTCAGGGGCGGTACTAGAGTTTGGACTAGGTAGTAAGTTCGTGGAGCTATTCAACGAAGTGCAGCGCTCCAATATGAGCAAAGCCTGTAAAACCATGGCAGAAGCGGAAGCAACTGTGAAGCATTACAAAGAAAACAAAGGCACCGATAGCTACATCAAAGAAGCGGATGGATTGTATCTCGTATACCGCAAGGAAGATGACAAGACCTTGAAATCTGTGGATTACTCACCAGCAGACTTGAAGGGGATATTGGGGGAATAA
- a CDS encoding YceI family protein, whose product MKNTLALLFSVFIVSSAQAQTRWKADPAHSSIQFEVSHLAISTVSGKFTEFSCELQSKKHSFEGAKIDAKVEVGSVTTDNLTRDKHLKEDDFFNASKYPQMTFVSESFKKMENDQYEISGTLTIRDVSKKITFPATYSGMINMGNRTISAFKANFKINRFDYKLTWDDTLDTGSLVVGEDVNVQLNLELVKI is encoded by the coding sequence ATGAAAAATACTTTAGCACTCCTGTTCTCTGTTTTTATAGTGAGTTCTGCACAGGCACAAACTCGCTGGAAAGCAGACCCTGCACACTCCTCTATACAGTTCGAAGTTTCACATTTAGCTATATCTACCGTGTCAGGTAAGTTTACGGAATTTAGTTGTGAGCTACAATCTAAAAAGCACTCATTCGAAGGTGCGAAAATCGATGCCAAAGTCGAAGTAGGGAGTGTGACCACCGACAACCTGACGAGAGACAAGCACCTGAAAGAAGATGATTTTTTCAATGCTTCCAAATATCCACAGATGACTTTTGTAAGTGAGTCGTTTAAAAAAATGGAGAATGATCAGTATGAAATATCAGGCACACTCACGATCCGAGATGTGAGTAAAAAAATAACATTTCCAGCTACCTATAGTGGTATGATCAATATGGGTAATCGGACGATTAGCGCATTCAAAGCCAATTTTAAGATCAATAGATTTGATTACAAATTGACGTGGGATGATACTTTGGATACAGGCAGCCTCGTAGTGGGTGAGGACGTAAATGTTCAGCTGAATTTAGAACTCGTAAAGATTTAA
- a CDS encoding MetS family NSS transporter small subunit encodes MSASAIFGMILILSIVIGGFVYFLSMAIRNESKKKEDS; translated from the coding sequence ATGAGTGCTTCAGCAATTTTTGGAATGATCTTGATTTTAAGTATAGTGATCGGCGGGTTTGTATATTTCCTGTCTATGGCTATTCGCAATGAATCTAAGAAAAAAGAAGATTCGTAA
- a CDS encoding TlpA family protein disulfide reductase gives MKTTLYVCLLSFLVFGCSSPKSNGEINTEAIETTAPQPEHFFQATDGTYYQLADLIGKRVFINYWATWCKPCIAEMPDIQVAADRLKDENYVFFLVSDQDIDKIKTFEKERGFNLTFAKLNGKIQDLGIQSLPTTMIYNTKGEQIRKITGAVKWDSEDMLTSLRDVQ, from the coding sequence ATGAAAACAACTCTATACGTTTGCCTGCTATCCTTCCTTGTTTTTGGTTGCTCTTCACCCAAATCCAACGGAGAAATCAATACTGAAGCCATAGAAACAACCGCCCCGCAACCCGAGCACTTTTTCCAAGCCACAGATGGCACTTATTACCAACTGGCTGACCTAATAGGCAAGCGTGTATTTATCAACTACTGGGCGACTTGGTGCAAGCCATGCATCGCCGAAATGCCTGACATACAAGTAGCAGCCGATAGACTCAAGGACGAAAACTACGTTTTCTTTTTGGTCTCAGACCAAGACATAGACAAGATCAAAACCTTTGAAAAAGAAAGAGGTTTCAACCTAACTTTTGCTAAACTCAATGGAAAAATCCAAGACCTCGGTATCCAATCGCTACCCACTACTATGATCTACAACACCAAGGGCGAACAAATTCGCAAAATCACTGGCGCAGTGAAGTGGGACAGCGAGGACATGTTGACCAGTTTAAGAGACGTACAATAA